A single region of the Triticum dicoccoides isolate Atlit2015 ecotype Zavitan chromosome 2B, WEW_v2.0, whole genome shotgun sequence genome encodes:
- the LOC119367444 gene encoding uncharacterized protein LOC119367444, with protein sequence MARSTPPFLLLLLFVLVAAAAAASDSEERPRVTPTLVQCHPPHAQATANASSAKNATAFGANVVSLLRALPSAAAPTGFASLRSAGVVGRDAAFVRGLCFGYATPSQCRSCLAAAARKLTDACGARGRRAGVWTDACFASYADANASSPRYDGFRARIISGADALITSTSYELQSLADLAWRMGQVAAINSGMQVAVDWIASASDYKKNSTVRVLAQCARDRTPAECAWCVQYSARVAETCEWSWCPGQSARAGDTCCWGLDAWRDGVAGAVVGFDCYLRFDVAVAVATVTSTAPARVPPLKRLGKLMNDHPFVTAVFVGGGLAVAAF encoded by the exons ATGGCGCGCTCGacgccccccttcctcctcctcctcctcttcgtcctcgtcgccgccgccgcggcagCCTCGGACTCGGAGGAGCGCCCGCGCGTCACCCCCACCTTGGTCCAGTGCCACCCGCCGCACGCGCAGGCAACCGCCAACGCCAGCAGCGCCAAGAACGCCACGGCATTCGGCGCCAACGTGGTCTCCCTCCTCCGCGCCctcccctccgccgccgcgcccacgGGCTTCGCGTCCCTGCGGTCCGCCGGAGTGGTCGGACGCGACGCCGCGTTCGTCCGCGGGCTCTGCTTCGGGTACGCCACGCCGTCCCAGTGCCGCTCGTGCCTGGCCGCCGCGGCCAGGAAGCTCACCGACGCCTGCGGTGCCCGCGGCCGGCGCGCCGGCGTCTGGACGGACGCCTGCTTCGCCTCCTACGCCGACGCGAACGCGTCCTCGCCCAGGTACGACGGCTTCCGCGCGCGCATCATCTCCGGCGCCGACGCGCTCATCACCAGCACCTCCTACGAGCTGCAGAGCCTCGCCGACCTGGCGTGGCGCATGGGGCAGGTCGCGGCCATCAACTCGGGGATGCAGGTGGCCGTGGACTGGATCGCCTCGGCGAGCGACTACAAGAAGAACAGCACGGTGCGCGTGCTGGCGCAGTGCGCGCGGGACCGCACGCCGGCGGAGTGCGCGTGGTGCGTCCAGTACTCGGCGCGGGTGGCGGAGACCTGCGAGTGGTCCTGGTGCCCCGGGCAGTCGGCGCGGGCGGGGGACACCTGCTGCTGGGGCCTCGACGCGTGGCGCGACGGCGTGGCGGGCGCCGTCGTCGGCTTCGACTGCTACCTGCGCTTcgacgtcgccgtcgccgtcgccaccgtCACTTCCACTGCGCCGGCGCGGGTGCCCCCGCTCAAAAGGCTCG GGAAGCTGATGAACGATCATCCTTTCGTCACCGCGGTGTTCGTCGGCGGCGGGCTGGCCGTGGCAGCATTCTAA
- the LOC119362766 gene encoding putative SWI/SNF-related matrix-associated actin-dependent regulator of chromatin subfamily A member 3-like 1, which produces MAASSSSSRGGGGGDDDNEPYLVGFVVSKIVGLKHYSGTLSGGERPSLVREPLNRFDTNAIAVHNSRGLQVGHIEGRTAKVLAPLLDCLLVANTHVLVPGSRSSKAGNNFYNLPCQIHLFARPAAAAIVREAIDDSGLVLIDPNHIEFALSQSAIVQEQTKKSDRDVDKLFARVGKQGESRIQPMEPPEDVVVSDLFEHQKAALGWLVHREESCDLPPFWKEDKNGGYENVLTSQNAKQRPPPLRGGIFADDMGLGKTLTLLSLIARSKARNVGGGKAKGTKRRKIDDSEEGSRTTLVVCPPSVFSSWVTQLEEHTNAGSLKVYMYHGQRTKDKKVLLKYDIVITTYSVLGTEFGEEGSPVNDIEWFRVILDEAHIIKNSAALQTRAVTALNAQRRWVVTGTPIQNSSLDLYPLMAFLKFEPFSVKSYWQSLIQRPLEKGDKAGLSRLQNLLGAISLRRTKETECGSKSVVAIPPKTVVACHIELSAEERECYDQMESEGRNKMMEFGDRDSILHNYSTVLFLILRLRQLCNDVALCPFDIKSWLPANTLEDVSKNPELLKKLASLVADGEDFDCPICLSPPSTTVITSCTHIYCQTCILKILKSPSSRCPICRRSLSKEDLFIAPAVQHPDDDDSGSLDSDKPLSSKVQALLELLKRSRQEDPSSKSVVFSQFQKMLILLEGPLKRAGFKILRLDGTMSVKKRSDVIKQFAVVGPDAPTVLLAGLKAAGAGVNLTAASTVYLFDPWWNPGTEEQAMDRVHRIGQKKAVKVVRLIVKNSIEERVLELQERKKRLISGAFRKKGGTKEDKELRLEELRIMLGFQP; this is translated from the exons atggccgcctcctcctcctcctcccgcgggggcggcggcggcgacgacgacaacGAGCCCTACCTCGTGGGATTCGTCGTCTCCAAGATCGTCGGCCTCAAGCACTACAGCGGCACCCTCAGCGGCGGCGAGAGGCCCTCCCTCGTCCGCGAGCCGCTCAACCGCTTCGACACCAACGCCATCGCCGTCCACAACAGCCGCGGCCTCCAGGTCGGCCACATCGAGGGCCGCACCGCCAAGGTCCTCGCCCCGCTCCTCGACTGCCTCCTCGTCGCCAACACCCACGTCCTCGTGCCCGGGAGCCGGTCCTCCAAGGCCGGCAACAATTTCTACAACCTCCCCTGCCAGATCCACCTCTTCGcccgccctgccgccgccgccatcgtccgcGAGGCCATCGACGACAGCGGCCTCGTCCTCATCGACCCGAACCACATCGAGTTCGCCCTGTCCCAGTCCGCCATCGTGCAAGAGCAAACCAAGAAATCCGACCGGGATGTCGATAAGCTGTTCGCGCGTGTGGGGAAGCAAGGTGAGAGCCGGATTCAGCCTATGGAGCCTCCAGAGGATGTCGTGGTGTCGGATCTCTTCGAGCACCAGAAGGCAGCCTTGGGATGGCTGGTGCACAGGGAGGAGTCCTGTGACCTGCCGCCATTCTGGAAAGAAGATAAAAATGGGGGCTACGAGAACGTGCTTACCAGCCAGAATGCCAAGCAACGGCCGCCACCACTGAGAGGCGGGATTTTCGCCGATGATATGGGGCTTGGCAAGACGCTCACGCTGTTGTCATTGATTGCGCGAAGTAAAGCTCGCAATGTGGGAGGGGGGAAGGCCAAAGGGACCAAGAGGAGGAAGATCGATGATTCGGAGGAGGGATCGAGGACGACACTTGTGGTGTGCCCGCCCTCGGTTTTCTCATCTTGGGTGACACAGCTGGAGGAGCATACGAATGCAGGCAGCTTGAAGGTGTATATGTACCATGGGCAGCGAACAAAAGATAAGAAGGTGCTGTTGAAGTATGACATTGTGATTACCACTTACAGCGTCTTGGGCACGGAATTTGGTGAGGAGGGCTCACCTGTGAATGATATCGAGTGGTTCCGGGTGATTCTGGATGAGGCCCATATTATCAAGAACTCTGCAGCTCTGCAGACCCGAGCGGTGACTGCTTTGAATGCACAGAGGCGGTGGGTAGTCACAGGGACGCCAATTCAGAACAGCTCATTGGATTTGTACCCGCTTATGGCGTTTTTGAAGTTTGAGCCTTTCTCAGTCAAGAGCTACTGGCAGAGCTTAATCCAGCGTCCCCTGGAGAAAGGGGATAAGGCCGGGTTGTCACGATTACAA AACCTGCTAGGTGCTATCTCATTGCGCAGAACCAAAGAAACAGAGTGTGGAAGCAAAAGTGTGGTTGCCATTCCACCTAAAACTGTTGTAGCGTGTCACATTGAGCTTTCTGCAGAGGAACGGGAGTGTTATGATCAGATGGAATCGGAAGGGAGAAACAAAATGATGGAGTTTGGTGACAGAGATTCGATATTGCATAATTACTCAACCGTGCTTTTCTTGATTCTGAGGCTACGCCAGCTCTGCAATGATGTAGCACTGTGCCCTTTCGACATTAAATCATGGCTTCCTGCCAACACCCTTGAAG ATGTGTCTAAGAACCCCGAGTTGTTGAAGAAGCTTGCCTCATTGGTTGCTGATGGAGAGGACTTTGATTGTCCAATTTGCTTGTCTCCTCCATCTACAACTGTTATAACAAGCTGCACTCACATATATTGCCAAACCTGTATCCTAAAAATCCTCAAGAGCCCTAGTTCCCGTTGTCCGATATGTCGGCGCTCCCTATCTAAAGAAGACCTCTTTATTGCTCCGGCGGTACAACATCCCGATGACGATGACTCGGGCAGTCTTGACTCTGACAAACCTCTCTCTTCCAAGGTGCAAGCCCTGCTGGAGCTACTGAAGCGTTCACGACAGGAAGACCCTTCATCAAAGTCTGTCGTGTTTTCCCAGTTCCAGAAGATGTTGATTCTGCTCGAAGGACCACTGAAAAGAGCAGGCTTCAAAATTCTACGCCTTGACGGCACCATGAGCGTGAAGAAGAGGTCAGACGTTATAAAGCAGTTTGCGGTCGTCGGCCCTGATGCCCCAACCGTACTGCTGGCCGGCCTGAAGGCTGCAGGAGCCGGCGTGAACCTAACAGCGGCGTCGACGGTGTACCTGTTTGACCCCTGGTGGAACCCCGGGACGGAGGAGCAGGCCATGGACCGGGTGCACCGGATCGGGCAGAAGAAAGCAGTGAAGGTGGTGCGGCTTATTGTGAAGAACAGCATCGAGGAGAGGGTCCTGGAGCTGCAGGAGAGGAAGAAGCGGCTGATCAGCGGCGCGTTCAGGAAGAAAGGAGGTACCAAGGAAGACAAGGAGCTGCGCCTTGAGGAGCTGCGCATTATGCTGGGATTTCAGCCATAG